One part of the Glycine soja cultivar W05 chromosome 11, ASM419377v2, whole genome shotgun sequence genome encodes these proteins:
- the LOC114375464 gene encoding lysM domain receptor-like kinase 4 encodes MGNLVLNHKIMLHLWLVAWMCLGACSAQLSYDQNNCTLNEIGQGARYSCKSTQDSCRTFLVYRANKHFNTISQVSKLFNMNSDEVLQKNNLTSSSLFDVLKQGKEVLIPVNCSCSGGYFQASLSYKVLDNTTYSEIACGVFEGLLKHLTLAEENLSQGNKPEADSELHVPLVCACSESYNFTRSMKVKYLVTYPLVLGDDPDKLSKKFGISIEEFYAVNSLNPLSTVYPDTVVLVPLTDGPIRILDIPDSPSPPPGFLLTNPVVTTEESTQSSNMYIAGSVIGFFLFIALLASGLYMKRMRKSDVVHSFSQTNSLTLLSPTRSSHISTQTGKSSTTWCLSPDLLVGIKYYLLNYSMEELQKATKYFSEENKICCNQGHDSDFVYKGSVDDHEVMIKKMRLADTQQVIDLHSKINHTNIVNLLGVCYIGDESNDDSWSYLVFELPKNGCLRDCLSDPCNPLNWYKRTQIAFDIATCLYYLHCCSFPSYAHMNVSSRNIFITANWRGKLADVGRALAASVTPTKRNGVEIPKGLVAPEYLLHNGLVSEKVDIFAFGVVLLELISGRDNFDGKAIKDSLGFWLGEASEGGCFEGLRSFMDPNLKDFSLPEALCLSFLAKDCVADDPLHRPSMDDIMKVLSKMV; translated from the coding sequence ATGGGAAATCTTGTACTTAACCACAAAATTATGCTTCATCTTTGGCTAGTTGCTTGGATGTGCTTAGGTGCATGCTCAGCTCAATTGTCTTACGACCAAAACAATTGTACTCTGAATGAAATTGGGCAAGGGGCAAGGTACAGTTGCAAGTCAACTCAGGATTCATGCAGAACATTCTTGGTGTATAGAGCAAATAAGCATTTCAACACCATTTCACAAGTTTCAAAGCTCTTCAACATGAACTCTGATGAGGTGCTACAAAAAAACAACCTCAcatcttcttctttgtttgATGTACTCAAACAAGGTAAAGAGGTTCTTATTCCTGTTAATTGCTCCTGCTCTGGAGGGTATTTTCAAGCCAGTTTAAGCTATAAAGTCCTTGACAACACAACATACTCCGAGATTGCTTGTGGTGTTTTTGAAGGGCTGCTGAAACATCTCACACTGGCTGAGGAGAACCTTTCACAAGGTAATAAGCCAGAAGCTGATTCTGAGCTTCATGTTCCTCTCGTATGTGCTTGTTCTGAAAGTTACAATTTCACAAGGAGCATGAAGGTGAAGTACCTTGTCACATACCCTTTAGTACTAGGAGATGATCCTGACAAATTGAGTAAAAAATTTGGCATTTCAATTGAAGAATTCTATGCAGTTAATAGCTTGAATCCCTTGTCAACTGTTTATCCTGATACAGTTGTTTTGGTTCCATTAACGGATGGTCCTATCAGAATACTTGATATTCCTGATTCTCCTTCTCCACCTCCTGGTTTTCTTCTCACAAATCCAGTGGTTACAACTGAGGAATCAACGCAATCGTCGAATATGTACATTGCAGGATCGGTTATAggattctttttgttcatagCATTGCTTGCAAGTGGATTGTACAtgaagagaatgaggaaaagtgATGTTGTCCATTCTTTTAGTCAAACAAACTCCCTCACTTTGTTGTCTCCAACTAGAAGCTCTCATATATCTACCCAAACGGGTAAAAGCTCTACAACTTGGTGCCTTTCCCCGGATCTTCTTGTTGGAATAAAGTACTACTTACTCAATTACAGCATGGAAGAGCTCCAAAAGGCCACCAAGTATTTCAGTGAAGAAAACAAGATCTGTTGCAACCAGGGTCACGACAGTGACTTTGTCTACAAGGGCTCGGTCGATGATCATGAGGTGATGATAAAGAAGATGAGATTGGCAGACACACAACAGGTGATTGATTTACATTCTAAAATCAACCACACTAATATTGTGAACTTGCTTGGTGTTTGTTATATTGGTGATGAGAGCAATGATGACTCATGGTCTTATTTAGTTTTTGAGTTGCCTAAGAATGGATGCTTGAGGGACTGCTTATCTGATCCATGCAACCCTCTAAATTGGTACAAAAGGACACAAATAGCCTTTGATATTGCAACATGTCTTTACTATTTACATTGTTGTTCTTTTCCTTCCTATGCTCACATGAATGTTAGTAGTAGGAATATATTCATAACAGCAAACTGGAGGGGGAAACTGGCAGATGTTGGAAGAGCATTGGCTGCCAGTGTCACACCTACCAAAAGAAATGGTGTGGAAATTCCCAAAGGATTGGTGGCACCAGAATACCTCTTACATAATGGTTTGGTTTCTGAAAAAGTGGACATTTTTGCATTTGGGGTTGTTTTGCTTGAGTTGATCTCAGGAAGGGACAACTTTGATGGAAAAGCAATCAAAGATTCCCTTGGATTTTGGTTGGGGGAAGCCAGTGAAGGGGGCTGTTTTGAAGGGTTAAGGAGCTTCATGGATCCAAATCTGAAGGATTTTTCTCTTCCTGAGGCTTTATGTTTGTCTTTCTTAGCAAAGGATTGTGTGGCAGATGATCCCCTGCATAGGCCATCCATGGATGATATCATGAAAGTCCTTTCAAAAATGGTTTAG
- the LOC114373471 gene encoding alpha carbonic anhydrase 7-like — translation MEKLAKQVLICSLLTALVFLSCPLIMSHEVEDESEFNYDVKSEIGPFNWGHIKPEWSLCKIGSMQSPIDLLNERVQIVSHLGTLQMNYQPSNATLKNRGHDIKLGWLAGTSFLQINGTEYVLKQFHWHSPSEHTIDGRRLDLELHMVHETPSGQTAVIGILYKAGRRPDPFLSLLTNHLKAISNSTGAEREVGVMDPRLVKIGTSTTLYYRYIGSLTTPPCTENIAWTMLKEVKFVSKEQIRLLRDAVHDDFDANARPLQPINNRLVQLNKPKDHR, via the exons ATGGAAAAGCTTGCTAAGCAGGTTCTGATTTGCAGTTTATTAACTGCACTTGTTTTTTTATCATGCCCACTAATAATGTCTCATGAAGTTG AGGACGAGAGCGAGTTTAACTATGATGTAAAGAGTGAGATAGGACCATTTAATTGGGGACACATTAAACCCGAATGGAGTCTATGCAAAATTGGATCCATGCAATCGCCAATTGATCTGTTGAATGAGAGGGTTCAAATAGTATCCCATTTGGGAACACTCCAGATGAACTACCAACCATCCAATGCAACTCTGAAGAATAGGGGCCATGATATCAAG CTGGGATGGCTTGCGGGCACAAGCTTTCTACAAATTAATGGAACTGAGTATGTACTTAAACAGTTCCATTGGCATTCTCCCTCTGAACACACCATAGATGGCAGAAG GTTGGATCTAGAGTTACACATGGTGCACGAAACTCCATCAGGACAAACTGCAGTGATTGGAATATTGTATAAGGCTGGAAGAAGACCAGATCCTTTCTTGTCActg TTAACGAACCACTTAAAGGCCATTTCTAATAGTACGGGAGCAGAAAGAGAAGTGGGTGTAATGGATCCAAGGCTGGTTAAAATAGGCACAAGCACAACACTGTATTACAGATATATTGGTTCGCTCACTACTCCTCCATGCACTGAGAATATTGCTTGGACCATGCTTAAAGAG GTGAAATTCGTTTCAAAAGAGCAAATCAGATTACTTCGAGATGCCGTTCATGAT GATTTTGATGCTAATGCAAGACCATTGCAGCCAATAAACAACCGCTTAGTGCAGCTAAATAAGCCGAAAGATCATCGTTAA
- the LOC114374014 gene encoding alpha carbonic anhydrase 7-like, with amino-acid sequence MEKLAKQVLFCSLLTALVLLPFPVIMSHLVEDESEFNYDVKSKRGPYNWGNIKPEWSICKNGSMQSPINLLNKRVQIAPHLGKLHINYQPSNATLRNRGHNIMLEWLAGTSYLQINETQYVLKQFHWHSPSEHTIDGRRFDLELHMVHEASSGEIAVIGMLYKAGRPDPLLSLLGNHIKAISDCTGAEIELGVLDPWLVSICRSRTQYYRYSGSLTTPPCTENVAWTVLTEVRYVSREQIRLLRVAVHDDSNARPLQPINNRLVKLYIPLQDSNRLVQR; translated from the exons atggAAAAGCTTGCTAAGCAGGTTTTGTTTTGCAGTTTATTAACTGCACTTGTTTTGCTACCATTCCCGGTAATAATGTCTCATTTAGTTG AGGACGAGAGCGAGTTTAATTATGATGTTAAGAGTAAGAGAGGACCATATAACTGGGGAAACATTAAACCCGAATGGAGTATATGCAAAAATGGATCCATGCAGTCACCGATTAATCTGTTGAATAAGAGGGTTCAAATAGCACCCCATTTGGGAAAACTTCATATCAACTACCAACCATCCAATGCAACTCTTAGGAATAGGGGTCATAATATAATG CTGGAATGGCTTGCTGGCACAAGCTATCTACAAATTAATGAAACTCAGTATGTACTTAAGCAATTCCATTGGCATTCTCCCTCTGAGCACACCATAGATGGCAGAAG GTTTGATCTGGAGTTACACATGGTGCATGAAGCTTCATCCGGAGAAATTGCAGTGATTGGAATGTTGTATAAGGCTGGAAGACCAGACCCTTTATTGTCAttg TTAGGGAATCACATAAAGGCCATTTCTGATTGTACGGGAGCAGAAATAGAATTGGGTGTACTGGATCCTTGGCTGGTTAGCATATGCAGAAGCAGAACACAGTATTACAGATATAGTGGTTCTCTGACTACTCCTCCGTGCACTGAGAATGTTGCTTGGACCGTGCTTACAGAG GTGAGATATGTTTCAAGGGAGCAAATCAGACTGCTTAGAGTTGCCGTTCATGAT GATTCAAATGCAAGACCATTGCAACCAATAAACAATCGCTTAGTGAAACTCTATATACCATTGCAGGATTCAAATCGCTTAGTGCAACGTTAG